From one Bacteroidota bacterium genomic stretch:
- a CDS encoding LLM class flavin-dependent oxidoreductase, with protein MEIGIDSFAAMFSENTPSAGLSDTDAIAQLLERIEHADRSGLDVFGIGEHHRKGFLDSAPAMILAAAASRTKNIKLTSAVTVLSAADPVRVFQSFATLDLISNGRAEMVVGRGSFIDAFPLFGLNLDHYDELFIEKLNLLLKIRDNEFVTWSGKFRPAMHNQPVYPRPLQEKLPVWIGVGGTPESFVRAGTLGLPLMVAIIGGETHRFRPLVDLYRQAGAEAGHAPEKLTVGLHSLGYVANTNEEAIADFYPGYAESMTKIGKERGWPPMTRSHFEAQMGDKGALLVGGYQEVAEKILRHAKALGGISRLTFQMDSAGLQHDKLMQAIELIGKKVAPIVNG; from the coding sequence ATGGAAATAGGAATAGATAGTTTTGCTGCCATGTTCAGCGAAAACACACCCAGTGCCGGACTGAGTGATACCGATGCAATAGCACAATTATTAGAGAGAATTGAACATGCCGACCGTTCGGGATTAGATGTATTTGGCATTGGCGAACACCACCGCAAAGGATTTTTAGATTCAGCCCCTGCCATGATTTTAGCTGCCGCTGCATCACGTACCAAAAATATAAAACTGACAAGTGCCGTAACCGTATTAAGTGCTGCCGACCCCGTAAGAGTATTTCAAAGTTTTGCTACCTTAGATTTAATTTCAAACGGCAGGGCCGAAATGGTAGTTGGGCGTGGTTCGTTCATTGATGCATTTCCCTTGTTTGGTTTAAACCTCGATCATTATGATGAGCTTTTTATAGAGAAGCTAAACTTATTACTTAAAATCCGCGATAACGAATTTGTTACCTGGTCAGGTAAATTCAGGCCTGCCATGCATAACCAACCCGTATACCCAAGGCCTTTACAAGAAAAGTTGCCGGTATGGATTGGTGTAGGAGGCACACCTGAATCGTTTGTGCGTGCAGGTACTTTAGGCCTTCCCTTAATGGTGGCTATCATTGGTGGTGAAACACATCGTTTCCGTCCGTTGGTTGATTTATACCGACAAGCGGGAGCCGAAGCAGGACATGCACCGGAGAAACTAACCGTAGGTTTGCATTCGTTGGGTTATGTTGCCAATACAAACGAAGAAGCTATTGCCGATTTTTATCCCGGCTATGCAGAGTCTATGACCAAGATTGGTAAAGAACGAGGTTGGCCACCGATGACACGCAGTCATTTTGAAGCACAAATGGGTGATAAGGGAGCTTTGCTGGTTGGCGGTTACCAAGAAGTAGCTGAAAAAATACTACGCCATGCAAAAGCATTGGGCGGCATTTCACGCCTTACTTTCCAAATGGACAGCGCAGGACTGCAACATGATAAATTAATGCAAGCCATTGAGCTGATTGGAAAAAAAGTGGCTCCAATTGTGAATGGGTAA